Below is a genomic region from Paludisphaera rhizosphaerae.
GAGGTCCGAGGAAAGCTCGCCGTTGTCGATCATCGACTGGAGGACGACCGGGTCGAAGCGGTCGCCCCGAGAAAGTCCTCCCGGCCCTGGGCTCTTCCTCAGCGCGACGTCCGGCGCGTGTTCGTCGTTGACGCCCCAACCGGCGTTGCGGAGGGTGGCCGTGGTCCCCATGGCCCACGTGCCGAAGGTCATCGAGTAGCGCGTTTCGCCCAGCAGAATCGTCGACGCAGGGCCGTCGACAAGGTCGCGTCGGGCGATTCGACTGTTGAGGAAGAAAACGCCGTGGTCGTCCACGTCGATCGGCTTCTCCACGTCGTTGTGGCACCCCGCGTAGTTCGCCCCGCTGGAGATCGCGCTGGACGGGCAGAGGAAGGTGTTGATCCGCATCTTGGTCGCCGTGGTGTTGCCGTCGGCGTAGACGCCCAGAGTGAAGTTGATGTTGTGATAAATGTTCTTCTGCTCCATGAACGGCAGGAGCTGCGCCGCCCAGCCGAAGCGGTAGCCGACCGGGTTGGCGTCGATCGGTCCCTGGAAGTCGACGACGCCCGGGGGATACACCCGGTGCGCTGATGCATAGTTCTCGAGAGCCACGCCCAGTTGATACAGGTTGTTGGTGCACTGGACCCGTCGCGCGACCTCGCGCGACGACTGCACGGCGGGCAGCAGCAACGCGATCAGGACGCTGATGATGCAGACCACCACCATGAGTTCCACCAGCGTGAACGCCTTGCGGGGCTCAGTACGCAGCGTCATCGATCTCCTCCCCGTCGTTCCGATTCCCCAGCCGGCGGTAAACGCTCTGCTCGATCGACGCTCGGATGAACCTCACCGACCCGTCCCCAAACGCGAAGATCGCTCCATTCCCCAGATGTCGACTCCCGAACCCGCCGACATAACCCGGGGGGATTGAGACCGTCCCCGCCTTCAGTAACGACTCCAGGGCCTCGGGCGTCTGCGCCGATGATTGCCACGCCGTCGATCGAGCCAACTCGCCAAGAGCCTCCACCTCCACACCGTTGATCGCAGCCCCCGTGTTTCGCAGCGAGGTCCGGCCGCTCGCCAGGAAGCAGGAGGCGGTCGGGGCGGCGACCTCGCCGACGAAGAACGTCTGCGAGAGGCCGTCGGCGACGTCCGCCATTCGGACCCGGCTGTTGAGGAAGAAGACGCCGTGGTCGTCCACGTCGATCGTCTTCTCCACATCGTTGTGGCAGCCGACGTAGCTCGTCAGACCGGGCAGCGGGATCGAACGCGGCGTGAGCGGCTGCCCGAGGAAGTAGGCATAGGCAGGGTCGTCCCTCGGGTAGGAGTCCGGACAGGCCAGAGCGCTGATCCTGCAATTGGCCGCCGTCATGTTAGCGGCGTGCTCCACGGTCACTTCGAAGTTCAGCGTCTGGTAGATGCCGTACTGTTCCATGAAGGGAAGGAGCGAGCCGATCCAATCGATCCGATGGCCAGCCGTCCCCTCCGTCAACGGATGCGTCGAGGCGACCGCTCCGGGGGGGAGAACCGAATGCGTCTCGTAATAGCTGTTGAGCGCCAGGTGGATCTGCTTCAGGTTGTTCATGCACTGGATCCGTCGAGCCGCCTCGTTGCCGGCGTGGAAGGCCGACAGCATCAGCGAGAGGATCACGGCGATGATCCCCAGCACGACGATCATCTCAATCAGGGTGAAACCCGACCGGCGTCTCATGGAACGCTTCTCCTGCCGAATTCGCCCGGTCAGTAAGAGTCGGCGCTGAGCATCTCGCCGTCGGCGCGATTGGCCAGGCACCGGTAGACCTCGTGCTGGATGGACGACTTGATGAACCGCACGGCGCCGTCGCCGAAGAGGAAGTTGCAACCTCCGGGATGGGCGCTGGAGAAACCGCCGACGAACTTCATCGCGGCATCTCCCGTCGCGTTCTGGGCCATGAACGTTCCTGGATCGATCGGGCCCGTCGTGGTCCAGATCTGCTGAGTGGACGCGGCGTTGGGAAACGTCCCCATGTTGCGAAGGCTCGCCCGAGTGCCCGAGGCCCAGCCCAGGTCGATGCCGTCGTTTCGCTTCTCGCCGACGAACAGGGTCTGGCTCGTGCCGTCGGGGACTTCCTCATAGCGGATCAGGCTATTGAGGAACAGGACGCCGTTGTTGTCGGCCGCGATCGGAGCCTCGACGTCGTGATGGACGCCCGCGTAGTTCGTCGCCGGAATCCCCTGAGCGTTCCGCCACTTGAGGGTGTTGTCCGACGGGCAGAGAAACGACTGAACCAGCTTGCTGCGCGTCGTTCCGTTCGTGGCGTCGTAGACGGAGACGTTCAGGTTGAAGTGATTGTAGATATTCTTCATTTCCATGTACGGCGTCAGCCTCGTCAGCCAGTTGAAGCCGTACCCCTTGGGCTGGTCGAGCACAGGTCCCTTGCCGTCGTCGACGACGCCGGGGGGAAGCGTCTCATAGGAACCCTCGTAGTTGTGCAAGGCCAGGCCCAACTGCATCAGGTTGTTGACGCAGGTGACTCGACGAGCGGCCTCGCGGGCGGCCTGCACGGCCGGCAGCAACAGAGCCACCAGCACAGCAATGATGGCGATGACGACCAGCAGCTCGATCAGCGTAAACGCCGATCGCGGTGGGCCGGGTGAATGAAAAGGTCGTTCTCTCATCGTCGAACTCCTCGATCGCTCAATAGGCTTTCACGGCAGCATGATTTCCCGGCTCGATCGCACCCGGCGCGGCGGATCCGGCGGATAGTCGGCCTGCACTTTCAGTTTCTTCCGGTTTTCGCCGGGCGATCCGACCACCTCGATCGTCACCACAGCGGCCGATTTGCCTCCGGACGAGTCCGCCCCCAAAGCCTCGGCCGGAACGTCCCAGCGCTCGCCGGTGTAGTTGGGGTCGCTCGAGAGCTTCGCCAGGGCTCGGTCGAGCCCTGCGTCCGCGAGCAACTCAGACTGGAGCGCCAGTTCGTGGGAACGAGTCCGCTGGTGATAGGCGACGCTCACGCGGACGAGCGACGCCGCGACGAGGGAGATGACGAACAGCAGGACCAGCACGACGACCGACGTCAACCCTCGTCGGCGAGACCGCCTCGATCGGGCGTTCACGGCCTGCCTCCTTCCGCCTTCCGGGCCGAAGCCGCCGTCTTGCCGACGAGCGCCTCAACCTCGACCGGACGGATCGGATCGACCCGATCCTGCCGCGGTTGGACGTCGACCGAGAGCACGGCGAACCGGCGGCCGTTGATCTCGCGAAGGGCGAGCCTCGCCCCTGCTGAGCCGGGTATCCGGTAGGCTTCGTGAGCCGTATCCTTGCCTTCAACGACGACGGCTCGCGTCAATTCGCCGTGATCGTCCACGCGGTACTCGACTCGTCCGAGCCGCAGCACGCGGCCGTCGAGGGCAGCCTCGCGGGACTGATGAACGTCGTTGCGGAACCGACCCGAGAGGCGGGCGATGGTCTCCGTCCGCTCGAACGCGGAGCGGCCGTCCGTCTCCAGTCGCATCGTCAGCCCCAGGAGCATGACCGAGATCCCCAGCATCGCGGCGACGGCCGCCATCGTGACCATCAACTCGACGAGCGAAACGCCGCGTCGCGAGCCGGCCGATCTGTAGAACGTGAGAGTGCTCACGCCCCCTCCTTCCGCCGATGAATCCAGGTCGTCAGCCGAACCGGCGTCGACCAATCGCCGGCGGCGTTGCGCCAGCGGAGTTGCACGGAGATCCGCTTGGAATCGACGCCGCCCGCCGCGTCGGCGGCGACGACCTCCGCTTTCAGGTCGGCGGACGGAAGCCCCTGCGCCTCGGTGGACAACTTCAGACCGTCGACCGGCCCCGACTTGAGTTCCTCGAACCGCCTGGCGGCGAGACGCTCAACCTGGTTCGAGACCTCGTTCGCGGCGATCATGCGACGGTCCCAGTTGCGTCGGGCGTTTGCGACCGAGCTGATCGCCTGAACGACGATCGTCATGGCGAGCATCAGCATGAATGCCGACATCGCCGTTTCCAGCAGCAGCGACCCACGCCGGGTCGACCGCCTCCTCGAAGCAGTCATCCCGAGAGCCTCGCGATCAGTGTGACCAGGGGAGTGAAAAAACCGACGGCCAGGAACAACACGAGCGCCGCGATCGCCACGATTACGATGGGCCAGAACGCCTGGGAGAGCATCGCAATCTTGAGTCTCTGACGCCGATCGATGGCGTCAGCCAGGTCGTTCATGGCCCAGGGGAGATTGCCGACCGCCGAGGAGGTCGCCAGCACCTCGTGATCGGTCGTATTGATGAGCTTCTCCCGCCTCAACGCTTCGCGCCAGTCCATGCCGTGAAGGGCGTTCTGCTCAGCCCGAGCCAACCTTCGACGAACCCAGCTGACCGGGTATCGCGCAGCCAGGGTATGAAGGCCCTTCTCGATCGGCTGACCAGACTCGGCGCACATCGAGAGCGATCGCAGGATCGTCGCGGAGTGGCGTCGGGGGAAAAGACGGCCGAGGATCGGCATTTCGAACATCGTGCCGGACGTGAGCGCGATCGGGATCATCAGGAGCAGCGTCAGGGTCAACAACGGAAGCCAGATCGGCACGAGAAATCGGACGGCCCAGTGCGAGGCCGTGATGATCGCCCGGGTCGTCGCCGGCAGTCCCACGCCGAAATCGTTGAATATCGCCTCGAACTTCGGAACGATGAAATACAACAGGAAGCTCGTGATGGTTTGGGCCATCATCAAGACGACCAGCAAGTAGCTGGCCTGCGACGCCAGGGTCTGGCCGAGCGTCGATCGCGACGCGTGCACCGCGGCCGCGCGACGGAGCGCCGGGGCGAGTCGTCCCGCTTCCTCGCCGACCTCGACCAGGATGTTGGCGTCGGGCGATGACAGGCCGCGGATCGACCGAAGGGCGTGCGACAGAGGAGCGCCCTGGCTCAGCATCACGGCCAACTTCAGTACTCGGCGACGGAAACGCCCGCGGTACTGGTTTGCGAACGCCTCCACGGTGGTCGCCAGCGGCATCTTGTGTTCGGCGGCGATCGCCAGCATCCAGAGCAACGAGTAACGCTGGCCGGAGGCCCCCCGGATGGTCGTGAAGATCCAACCGATGAATATCGCGAACAGCAGCATGATGAGCAACACGCCCAGCCAGCCGCCGATCACCAGGAAGGCCCAGAACAGGACCGCCGCGAAGAAGACCGCGACGATCATGTGCCAGAGCTTCCAGGGCTCGTATTCGGCCAGGCTCGACTGAAGCTCCTCGGGCTTCGGAAGCTTCAAATTCGAGCCCCCCATGTCGTACTCGGCGCTCATCTCAGCGTCTCCGCAGCTCAGCGACCAGCGCGGTGAGCGTCCCCAGCACCGTCAGCCCGATCGAAACGGCGGAGGCAGCCAGCAGGCCGATGACGATCTCCGCGTGGGACGCCCCCGATCGCGAGAGGGCTCGCACCGCGAGAATCAGGACGGCCGGCGCAGCGAGGTAACAAAGGCCCTGGCCGATCCGCGCCGGCAGCAGGTCATCCGAGAGTTGCAGCGATGCGATGCGGGACAAGGCTTTCATCGTTTCGACCTCCGGTTCGGCGACACGGGCGGCTCAGCCCGAAAGCTTGGATATCAGGGTCAGCAGCGGTAGGAACAAACCCACGACGACGATGAACACGCCCCAGAAAACGAAGACCATCGCCATGAAGCCGACGACGGCCCCCCCCCAACCGGCCTCGGCCCTGGCTCGCGCCTGGAACGTTTCGCCGGCCATGTGAAGGACCTCGGCGATCGACTCGTGGCTCTCAGCCCACTTCAGGAGTCGGGGAAGTCCTTCCGGCATGACTCGTCGGACGGTCTTCAGGCCGTAGCCCACGTCCAGAAGGTCGCCCAACGGCGGCGCCTCCGGGGCTCCGTTCGGCTTCCCGAGATGGTCGAACGGGCCTTTACTCGGTGCGGAGGTCGGCAAACCCGTCATCGCGTAGGAGAGCGTCGCGCCCTCCTCGACGCTCCTCGCCATGGCGCGACAGGCGATGGCCATGTCATGGTCGTCCACGCCGTCGCCGGTCAATCGCAGGGCCTCCGGCAGCGGCAGATGCGCTTCCAGCAGGATGGCAAGCAGGTGACAGAACTCTGCCCACGAGGTGAGCCTCCAGAGAGGTCCCACAACGGGAAGCCGAGAGAACAGGCTGTTGCGGCGGCTCCGCGACATCGTCAGCCCCAGCAGGCTCCACAGGGCCAGGACCGCAATCCCCGCCGCGACCAGGATTGGCCAGGCGAACCGAACGGCGTGCGAGGACTGGAGCAGGAATTGCGTCAGCATCGGGAGAGGAACGCCGAAGTCCATGAAGATCTGCTCGAACTTGCCGACGATCATAAAGTCGACCAGGACGAACAGGACTCCGGCCATGAAGATGGCGAACAGCGGATAGGCCAGGCCGATCCAGAAGGTCCGCTTGAGCTCCGAGCCGACGCCCGAGACCGCGGCGAAACGGCCCAGCACGTCACCCAGATTTCCGGTTCGGAGTCCAGCCTTGATCAACCCCCGAAGGTGAGGAGGGACCTTGGCCGCCTCGGCCTCCACCGCCTGTTCCAGAGGCATGCCGCGCTCGATGGCGTCGGCCAGCTCACGGAGCGCCGCGCGGTAGGCGCGGCTGTCGGTCTCCTCGGCTAGTGCTCGCAGTCCGGGCCCCAGCGGCAGGCCCGAATCGGCCGCGCCGGCGACGTGCTGGGAGAGTCTCACCGCCTCCTCGGCGGTCAACCTCCCTCCGCTTGATCTGTCTTCTCCCGGCTCGTTCATGGCGGACGCGGCCTCGGCTACCGGACTGGCGAAGTTGACGATAGGCCGAGTCCTCAGGGACCGGCCAGTTCCTTCAGGAGACCCGTGAGGGGTAGAAAGAGCGTGAGGGCGTAGATCAGGGCGGCCGTCGCTCCGACGAAGACGACGATTAGCGATGGCAAAAGCGTTCGAAGCTTCGCCGCCCTGAGTGCGGCCCGCGAGCGATACATCGGCGCCAGGTTGCGAAGCGCCTGGACGACGGAACCCTCGGTTCTCCCATGAGCAAGCACCCAGCGGAGCATCGGCGAGAACGAGCTGGCCGAGCCTTCCACCACCGCCTGATCGGCGGGCCGGCCCGAACGCATCGCCTCGGCGATCTTGTGGGAATCGCCGATCAGCCCGGCCTCCCCCGTGGCCTCCGCGGCCAGCGTGACGGCGTCGGGATAGCCGATGCGATTCTCCAGCAGCAGGGCCAGAAGCTCGGCGAACGCCGCCGACCGATAGTCTCGGACCAGCGAGCGCATCCAGGGAAAGAGGCCCAGGAAGTTCCACGACCTGGCGTCAAACCATGACGCCTTCCCCGAGCGAACCCAGGCGAACGCAATCAGGACCAGCAGGACAGGCCAGATCGGCCACCAGGCCCAGGCCGTGCGCCCGACTCCATCAAGGATCTCAAGAGTACGCGTCGCCGGAAGGCCGAGATGGGCGAACGCGGAGACGAATCGGGGAACCAGGACGACGGCCACCCCAAGAAACAGGAAGTAGGCCAGCGTCGCGACCAGCAGCGGATACCAGAGCGCCAAACCCACCGCGTCGCGCGCCTCGGCATAGCCGCGGAGGTATTTCGACAAGCCCTCCAGAGCCGAGGCCACGTTCCCTGTCCTCGACCCGGCCTCGACCACGGCGCGGTAGAGCGGCGGGATCGTCCCCTTCTCCGCGTCCAGCGCCTCGACGAGCGTCTGGCCCCGTTCCATCCGCGCCGAGAGCTTCGAGGCGACCTGGCCAAGCCGGCCGGGGAGATCCTTGCCCGATCGACCCAGCCCGAACTCGAGCGGTGACCCAGCCCGCACCAGAGCCGCAATCTCCGCGTTGAGAGCGATCAACTCCTCGACGGTAATCGGCCGACCGCCCGCCTCGTCTGATCCGCCGCCGACCATCGGAATCCGCCTCCGCGCCTACGACAATTGTGACAGATTCAGGTCTATCACAATTGTCCCAGGAGGTCAAGCGGCGCGACTCGAAATTCGGACTTTTGTCCGAGGGCAAAGTGTCCCCTCAGTCGGGGATGGGCAGGTCGCCGCCCATGCCCAGGACGCGGCGGACCTCGGCCGGCGAGGTGCTCCCCTGCTCCACGGCCTCGCGAGCGCGGACCCAGCGCGTGGTCATCCCGGCGGCGACGGCCAATTCTTCCATGCGACGGACGTCGGCCCGTTCGAGCACGGCGCGACCCAGATCGTCGTCGAGCGGCGGCAGCATTTCGGCCAGGACGAGTCGCCCGCTGTAGCCGGTCCCCTTGCAGGCCGCGCAGCCGACCGGAGCACGAGCGGAGCGGACAGGGAGGCCGAGGAATTCGGCCCGGTCGCCGATCGGCTTCGAGCACTCGGCGCAGAGTCGGCGGGCCAGCCGAAGAGCGACGACCGCGCGGAGGCCGCTGCGGATGGCGTAGGGTTCAATCCCCATGTCCAGCAGTCGACCGACGACCTCGCAGGCGCTGCCGGCGTGAAACGTCGTCAGGGTGAGGTGGCCCGTGAGTGCGGCTTGAAGGGTGGTCTCAGCGGTCGCGCGGTCGCGAATCTCACCGACGGCCAGAACCTCCGGATCCTGCCTGAGCAGGGCTCTAAGTCCGACATCGAGGGTGAGACCGGCCGCCGCGTCGACCTGCGATTGGGAGACGCCGTCGATCGCCGATTCGATGGGGTCCTCAAGGGTCGCCAGGCTCCGCCGTCCTTCCGAGCGGCGGGCGATCTCTCGAAGGCAGGCGTAGATCGTGGTCGTCTTGCCACTCCCCGCCGGCCCGGCCAGAACGATCGCGCCGGAGGTTTCGTCGAGGAGACGCGACAGGTTGTCGCGAATCTCGTCGGGCAGCCCCAGATCTGCGAGGCCGAGGAAACGACCCGGACCGGCGAAGATCCGGACAACGGCCTTCTCGCCATGCAGGGTCGGGAAGGTCGAGAGCCGCATCTCCACTCGACCCGGCAGGCGACGAATCCGCCCCTCCTGAGGGACGTCCGTCCGGTAGGTCAGCAACTCTGCGAGCACCTTCAGCCGTGCGACGACGTTCGGCGCTCCTTGACGCGGAAGCGTCGCGACGGCTTGCAGAACGCCATCGACACGCCAACGGACATCCAGCCCATTTTCGATGGGTTGGACGTGGACGTCGCTCGCTCCCGCCGCAACGGCCGCGGCGAGGAGCGCGTCGACGACCTCTGGAGCGTACTGGGGATTCCCTGGGTTCAACGCCTTCAGGCGGTCGGCGACCGACGTCTCGTCCATGTCAACTCACCCTTGGCCGCCCTCGCAGCAGGTTTCGCAGATGGTCCGGCAGCGCGAGCAGATCAGCTTCTGCTTCTGCTCGACGAGCCGCCCGCCGCACGCTGGGCAGGCGGGACGGCAGGCGTCGACGTCGGGAGTCTGACCGGAGGGAGCAGGCTTCTCGGGCTTCGGGTCGGGCATGAGACGCTCCGTCACTTGCCGAGGACCGGACGAGCCTTCGCCGGCGAGCCCTCGACGTCCTCGAGAACGCATCGGAAGCCGTCAGGACGGCGCCCCGGCTCGAACGCCACGTAGAAAGCGTGGACGCCCGCGCCCAGGTCGACGGTAAAGGCGTCCGCGTTCTTGGGATCGGGTTCGATGCGACGGCCTTCGACCCAGACCGCCAGATCGCGACCCGAGTCGAACTTCAAGCGCACCGCGCCGGGAGTCGTCACCTCAACTTCGGAGCGAAGCAACGAGATCGGCGGAGCCCCGCCGACGCGAGGGACGGCGGGGAGTTCGCGAGGCAGCACGCGACCGGCGACCGTGGTGTAATACCGCTTCCAGGGCATCGACTCCTGGCCGTGGATCACCGCCTCGACGCTGGTCCGAATCATCGCCGTGGCCGACTCCTTGGTCGACATCAGGGACTGCCAGCGACGCAGAACGCGCTCCTTGCTGACGGCGTAGTCGCCGATCTTGCCCAGTTCCGAGAGGAACCGGACCATGTCGACCAGCTCGCCGCGCGTCAGAGGTTCGACGAGGCCCGCCGGCATGATCGAGCCGGCGACCTTCTGTTCCTCGATCGAAGCGAGCGGAATGGAGACCTCGTTGTCTTCCGAGTCGCGGAGGACGAGGTCCTTGTCCGTCTGCCGAACGCGAATACCGGTCAGGATTCGACCGTCCTCGGTGGCCACAGCCGTCGAGTGGAAGTTCTCCTTCACAGCCTTGTTCGGCTCCAGGACGGAGTCGAGCAGGTAATCCGCCGGGGCGCTCGCGCCGATGCTCTCCAGGCTGGGGCCGACCTGCCCACCAGCACCGGCGACAGCGTGGCACTTCAGGCAGGTCATCTCGTCGCGACGGAAGACGGCCTCGCCCCGGGCCGGATCGCCCTTGGCCAATTCAGCAAGGATCGCCGTCTTCTCGGCCGCGGAGTAGGTTCGGTTGGTCTCGCCGAGTGAGCCGGCCTTCGCGAGGGCGTCGACCAGTTCCTGCGCCGGACGACCGCTGGCGCGGATGTCGCGGACGGCGAGCTTGGCGAGGTCCGGATCGACTTTCACGGCGGCCAGCGCTTTCGCGAGGGCAGCCGGTCCGTCTCGACGTGCGACGAAGGCCGCCAGGACGGACTGTGCTTCGTTGAAGCGAGCCGCGTTCAGCTCGGCCAGCCAATGAGCGGTCCGCTCAGCGACAGCCGCCGGCCCGTTCGCGGCAAGGGCGGCGAGGGCCAGCGACTGGCCGACTGGATCGCCAGAAGCCGCCGCAAGTTTGTCGACGGCTGCCGACGCCTCGGGATCGCCGAATGCGAGCAGACCTCGGATCGCCTCCAACCGCACCGGTGCGGGAACGTCGATCGCCGTCGCGGCTTCGGCAATTCGAGGCTTGAGCGCGGCGACCTTCCAAGCACCGGCCGCGGCCACGGCCGCCGCCCGCAAGGAAGCGTCGGAGTCGTCAAGGAGCCCACCGATTCGCGCGAGGTCTCCCGAGGGGATCACCTTGCGATCGCGGGCGGCCCGGACAAGCGTCTCCAGAAGCGCTGCGCGACGCGGGGTCGGCATCCCTTCTTTCTTCTCGACCACATCGAGCATCGTCCCGAGTTCGTTCGGCCCGCCGAGAGTCGCGATCAGGTTGAGCGCCGCGGCATCCTGTTCGTGAGGGATTCGGCCTTCGTTGTAGAGCTTGAGCAAGGGCTGCAAGACGGCCGCGGAGCCGAGGGCCTGGAGTGCGAACGTGAGATTCTTCGCGTCGCCGAGTGCGTCGAGCTTCCCGGCCTCGACGGCGGGGAGCCAGGACGGGGCCAGGTCGCGGGCGGCCAGCCAGAGGGCGTAGTCGAGGAAAGCGTCCATCGGCTTGCCCAACGCACGGAAGGCCGTCGCAGCGGCCTTGCCGCTCGGCATGGCGGCCAGGGAACGCACCGCCTCCAGCCGCACGCGCGGGTTGTCGTCGAGGACGAGCGTGTCGAGCCACGAATCCGAGCCCGGAATCCTCCCCTGCCAGAGCGGGACGATCCGCGCCCCGGCCGCTCGCACGCGGAAATCCTTCGAGGCCAGCGCCTGCTTGAGGAGGTCCGGGTTGGGTACGTCGAGACCCTGGTACATCCAGAGCCCCTCAAGTCGGTTGCGCTCGAACTCGGGATCTTTGGGATCGAGGGCGGCGACCCAGGTCTTGAGCGCCGGGATCACCTCGTCCGCACCGCGTTCCTTGAGAACGCGCTTGGCCTGACGCCGCGTGTACTGCTCCGGAGCCTTGAGGGCTTCGAGAAGCGCTGGAACCTCGGCGCCGACCAGCTTGGGGCGTTCGACGAGCGGGCGATTCTTGGCCGTCACACGCCAGATGCGGCCGCGAGTGTGGTCGCGGCGCGGGTCGCGGAAGTCGACCTCGCCGTGCTGGATGATCGGGTTGTACCAGTCCGCGATGTAGATCGCCCCGTCGGGCCCCATCAGGACGTCGATCGGGCGGAAGGAAACGTGCTTCGTCTTGATGAGTTCGGACTGCTCGCGCGACGAATACCCCGCGCCGTCGTCGCTGACGACGAACCGACAGACGCGGTTGCCCCGGAAGTCGTTCGTCAGCAGGCTGCCGCGCCAGGACTTGGGGAGATGCCGGCCGTCGGCGACCTCCAGGCCGCAATACTTCGGGCTACCCGGATTGAGCCCCTTGAGCAGCCTGACGGCATCGACGGCCGTCACGTAATAGGCTCCCGGAAGGCAGTAGTTAATCCCCTCGCCCCCGGCCCCGTCGGTCGCGAACGACTGACCCCAGGCGTCGGTCTGATGTCCCCAGGGATTGACGAGGCCACGGATGAAGACGTCCAGCCCCATCGTCTCGGGACGGAACCGCCAGATCCCGCCGCCATTGAGGCGACGGACGCCGTTTGGGGTCTCGATGTGGCTGTGGATGTAGATCGACTGATTGAAATACATCATCCCGTCGTGACCCCACCGCAGCGTATGAAGCAGGTGGTGGGTGTCCTCCGTGCCGAAGCCCGAGAGGACGACGCGGGTGGAGTCGGCCTTGCCGTCGCCGTCAGTGTCTTTCAGGTGGAGCAATTCCGTGCTGTTGGCGACATACACGCCACCGTCGCCGGGCTCGACGCCCGTGGGGATCAGCAAACCGTCGGCGAAGACGGTCGTCTTCTCGGCCTTGCCGTCGCCGTCCTTGTCTTCCAGGATCAGGATCTTGTCATTGGCCTGCTGGCCGGGGGCGATCTGAGGATAGACCTCGGAGCTGGCGATCCAGAGGCGGCCCTGGGGGTCGAAGTTCATCTGGATCGGCTTGGCGATCAGGGGGTCGGCGGCGAAGAGGTTTACCTCGAAGCCATCGGCCATGATGAACGACTGACGCTCGACCTCAGGGTCGGGATCGGGCAGAGGCCCAACGGCGTTCTGGGCGCGGGCGGTTGCGGCGAGGGAAAGAACGAACAGCGCCGCGGCGAGGCGTCGGCGACGGGAGGTCTGATTCATCGGGACGCCTCGCTCTCTCGGACCAGCTCGAAGGTGTGTTGGACGGGCTTGCGGAGCGCGGCGATCTCCTTCTCCTTGGCGTCGACCAGGGGGTCGAACTGCGGGATCTCGACGGCGTTGCGGCCCTGCTCGTGCTTTCGGAAGCCGAATAGGTAAGTGATGTTCTGGGGTCGCCAGCGGTAGAAGAAGAGCCGGTTCTTGGCGACGATCGCGGCCCGGAGCTTTTCAACTTGCTCGGCCTCGGGACCTGTCGGCAGTGCCTGGCCCTTCGACCACTCCTGCGCGGTTTTCGTCACGACGTTTCGGCCGTCGACTTTGAGCGTGTACCGGCCGGGCTTGAGCTTCTCCACGCGGATCGAACGTGCACCGTCGGGGCTCTTCCCCGTCGCGGGGGAGGCCGGCAGCGGCAGCCGTGAGTCCGTGGCCGTGAACTGAACGCCCTGTTCGGTCGTCTTGAGATCCTTGCTCGGCAAATACGCCCCGGGCTTAACCC
It encodes:
- a CDS encoding DUF1559 family PulG-like putative transporter, producing MTLRTEPRKAFTLVELMVVVCIISVLIALLLPAVQSSREVARRVQCTNNLYQLGVALENYASAHRVYPPGVVDFQGPIDANPVGYRFGWAAQLLPFMEQKNIYHNINFTLGVYADGNTTATKMRINTFLCPSSAISSGANYAGCHNDVEKPIDVDDHGVFFLNSRIARRDLVDGPASTILLGETRYSMTFGTWAMGTTATLRNAGWGVNDEHAPDVALRKSPGPGGLSRGDRFDPVVLQSMIDNGELSSDLVGGFASQHNNGANFLFGDGSVHFLKARIDRSVLRALAHRFDGEILDGEAY
- a CDS encoding DUF1559 domain-containing protein, which gives rise to MRRRSGFTLIEMIVVLGIIAVILSLMLSAFHAGNEAARRIQCMNNLKQIHLALNSYYETHSVLPPGAVASTHPLTEGTAGHRIDWIGSLLPFMEQYGIYQTLNFEVTVEHAANMTAANCRISALACPDSYPRDDPAYAYFLGQPLTPRSIPLPGLTSYVGCHNDVEKTIDVDDHGVFFLNSRVRMADVADGLSQTFFVGEVAAPTASCFLASGRTSLRNTGAAINGVEVEALGELARSTAWQSSAQTPEALESLLKAGTVSIPPGYVGGFGSRHLGNGAIFAFGDGSVRFIRASIEQSVYRRLGNRNDGEEIDDAAY
- a CDS encoding DUF1559 family PulG-like putative transporter yields the protein MRERPFHSPGPPRSAFTLIELLVVIAIIAVLVALLLPAVQAAREAARRVTCVNNLMQLGLALHNYEGSYETLPPGVVDDGKGPVLDQPKGYGFNWLTRLTPYMEMKNIYNHFNLNVSVYDATNGTTRSKLVQSFLCPSDNTLKWRNAQGIPATNYAGVHHDVEAPIAADNNGVLFLNSLIRYEEVPDGTSQTLFVGEKRNDGIDLGWASGTRASLRNMGTFPNAASTQQIWTTTGPIDPGTFMAQNATGDAAMKFVGGFSSAHPGGCNFLFGDGAVRFIKSSIQHEVYRCLANRADGEMLSADSY
- a CDS encoding PulJ/GspJ family protein; translated protein: MSTLTFYRSAGSRRGVSLVELMVTMAAVAAMLGISVMLLGLTMRLETDGRSAFERTETIARLSGRFRNDVHQSREAALDGRVLRLGRVEYRVDDHGELTRAVVVEGKDTAHEAYRIPGSAGARLALREINGRRFAVLSVDVQPRQDRVDPIRPVEVEALVGKTAASARKAEGGRP
- a CDS encoding type II secretion system F family protein → MSAEYDMGGSNLKLPKPEELQSSLAEYEPWKLWHMIVAVFFAAVLFWAFLVIGGWLGVLLIMLLFAIFIGWIFTTIRGASGQRYSLLWMLAIAAEHKMPLATTVEAFANQYRGRFRRRVLKLAVMLSQGAPLSHALRSIRGLSSPDANILVEVGEEAGRLAPALRRAAAVHASRSTLGQTLASQASYLLVVLMMAQTITSFLLYFIVPKFEAIFNDFGVGLPATTRAIITASHWAVRFLVPIWLPLLTLTLLLMIPIALTSGTMFEMPILGRLFPRRHSATILRSLSMCAESGQPIEKGLHTLAARYPVSWVRRRLARAEQNALHGMDWREALRREKLINTTDHEVLATSSAVGNLPWAMNDLADAIDRRQRLKIAMLSQAFWPIVIVAIAALVLFLAVGFFTPLVTLIARLSG
- a CDS encoding type II secretion system F family protein translates to MRLSQHVAGAADSGLPLGPGLRALAEETDSRAYRAALRELADAIERGMPLEQAVEAEAAKVPPHLRGLIKAGLRTGNLGDVLGRFAAVSGVGSELKRTFWIGLAYPLFAIFMAGVLFVLVDFMIVGKFEQIFMDFGVPLPMLTQFLLQSSHAVRFAWPILVAAGIAVLALWSLLGLTMSRSRRNSLFSRLPVVGPLWRLTSWAEFCHLLAILLEAHLPLPEALRLTGDGVDDHDMAIACRAMARSVEEGATLSYAMTGLPTSAPSKGPFDHLGKPNGAPEAPPLGDLLDVGYGLKTVRRVMPEGLPRLLKWAESHESIAEVLHMAGETFQARARAEAGWGGAVVGFMAMVFVFWGVFIVVVGLFLPLLTLISKLSG
- a CDS encoding type II secretion system F family protein; the protein is MVGGGSDEAGGRPITVEELIALNAEIAALVRAGSPLEFGLGRSGKDLPGRLGQVASKLSARMERGQTLVEALDAEKGTIPPLYRAVVEAGSRTGNVASALEGLSKYLRGYAEARDAVGLALWYPLLVATLAYFLFLGVAVVLVPRFVSAFAHLGLPATRTLEILDGVGRTAWAWWPIWPVLLVLIAFAWVRSGKASWFDARSWNFLGLFPWMRSLVRDYRSAAFAELLALLLENRIGYPDAVTLAAEATGEAGLIGDSHKIAEAMRSGRPADQAVVEGSASSFSPMLRWVLAHGRTEGSVVQALRNLAPMYRSRAALRAAKLRTLLPSLIVVFVGATAALIYALTLFLPLTGLLKELAGP